From Paenibacillus polymyxa, the proteins below share one genomic window:
- a CDS encoding ribonucleoside-diphosphate reductase subunit alpha: MPQLVTKPNNRQLAFDEIRISVYADRVLSGLDKLDKDRLIRGVTSKLRRDEVTGDEISNAFAMAALELVSKEEPDWKFAAARALLTSLYKKAATHRRYKSYADEPYGAFYPLITDLVQKGIYRQELLDCYTKEQIDELGDSIMPQNDLLFDYIGLLTLSERYLANDFDGRVMELPQERYMIIAMYLMHQEPADKRMELVKEAYWAMSNMYMTAATPTMSNAGKKVAGQLSSCFIDTVDDSLEGIFDSNTDVARLSKMGGGIGVYLGKVRARGSDIRGHKNTSSGVIPWIRQLNNTAVSVDQLGTRKGAIAVYLDVFHKDILAFLDLKLNNGDERMRAHDVFHGVCLPDLFMERVEARGEWNLFCPHEVKKVMGWKDDKGRPLGLEDFYDEAFGSGSFREKYEEASQHPILSRITVPAIDIMKRLMKSQLETGTPYMFYRDTVNRANPNRAHGMVYSSNLCTEIMQNQSATVVEKEELVTKDGQTRIVISKIPGDFVVCNLNSIHLARAVPAGVLDRLVPIQVRMLDNVIDINNIEVLQAQYTNSQYRAVGLGTFGLHHLLALEGIRWESDEAVTYNDHLYEKINYLAVKSSMELAKEKGRYAKFEGSDWSTGHYFTSRGYTDGTREGKFVTTSEWSELAEEVQQNGVRNAWLFAIAPNGSTSIIAGSTASIDPLYELLSYEEKTTYKIANPAPDLNEKTIWYYKTAFLLDQHASINMASARQRHIDQGQSFNLYVRPDIKATEFLALHIHAWKSGMKSTYYVRSRALTIEECESCAS, from the coding sequence ATGCCACAACTCGTAACCAAACCAAACAATCGCCAGTTGGCTTTTGATGAAATACGTATATCCGTATATGCTGACCGTGTACTCAGCGGGCTGGACAAGCTGGATAAAGATCGACTCATTCGCGGTGTAACTAGTAAGCTCCGCCGGGACGAAGTCACTGGAGATGAGATTAGCAACGCATTTGCAATGGCTGCTCTAGAACTGGTTAGCAAGGAAGAACCGGACTGGAAATTTGCCGCTGCGCGTGCTTTGCTCACTTCCCTATATAAAAAAGCGGCTACTCACCGCCGTTACAAATCCTATGCAGACGAACCTTACGGCGCTTTTTATCCACTGATCACCGATCTAGTGCAAAAAGGAATCTACCGTCAGGAACTGCTTGACTGCTACACCAAGGAGCAGATTGATGAGCTCGGCGATTCCATAATGCCGCAGAATGACCTGCTGTTCGACTATATTGGACTGTTGACGCTGTCTGAGCGCTATTTGGCCAATGATTTTGACGGACGCGTAATGGAGCTTCCACAAGAACGCTACATGATTATCGCAATGTACCTGATGCATCAAGAGCCGGCCGACAAGCGTATGGAGCTGGTCAAGGAAGCATACTGGGCGATGAGCAACATGTACATGACGGCAGCTACACCAACCATGTCCAATGCCGGAAAAAAGGTAGCCGGACAGCTCTCGAGTTGCTTTATCGACACCGTAGACGACTCATTGGAAGGTATTTTCGATTCCAATACCGATGTAGCCCGTCTTAGCAAAATGGGTGGCGGTATCGGCGTATACCTCGGTAAAGTGCGTGCGCGCGGCTCCGATATCCGTGGACATAAAAATACAAGCTCTGGCGTTATCCCTTGGATTCGCCAGCTAAACAATACAGCTGTTAGCGTAGACCAGTTGGGTACACGCAAAGGTGCAATCGCCGTTTACTTGGACGTATTCCACAAAGACATTCTGGCGTTCCTGGACCTGAAGCTGAACAACGGTGACGAGCGGATGCGTGCACATGACGTGTTCCACGGCGTATGTCTGCCCGATCTGTTCATGGAGCGGGTCGAAGCACGGGGCGAATGGAATCTGTTCTGTCCGCATGAAGTGAAGAAGGTGATGGGCTGGAAGGATGACAAGGGTCGTCCACTGGGACTGGAGGATTTTTATGATGAAGCCTTCGGTTCAGGCTCCTTCCGCGAGAAGTATGAGGAGGCATCACAGCATCCGATTCTTTCCCGTATTACGGTCCCTGCCATTGACATCATGAAGCGTCTGATGAAATCGCAGCTGGAAACAGGTACGCCGTACATGTTCTACCGTGATACAGTAAACCGTGCTAATCCAAACCGCGCCCATGGTATGGTGTATTCCTCCAACCTGTGTACGGAAATTATGCAAAATCAATCTGCAACGGTAGTAGAAAAAGAAGAATTGGTCACCAAGGACGGACAAACACGCATTGTTATCTCCAAAATTCCTGGCGACTTTGTTGTGTGCAACCTGAACTCCATCCATCTGGCTCGTGCCGTTCCAGCAGGTGTGCTGGATCGTCTCGTACCGATTCAGGTACGTATGCTGGATAATGTTATTGATATCAACAACATTGAGGTGCTGCAAGCACAATACACGAACAGCCAATATCGTGCAGTCGGCCTGGGTACATTTGGGCTGCATCATCTGCTCGCACTTGAGGGCATCCGCTGGGAGTCCGATGAAGCGGTAACCTATAATGATCATTTGTATGAAAAAATTAACTACCTGGCCGTAAAATCCAGCATGGAGCTGGCGAAAGAAAAAGGCCGTTATGCCAAATTCGAGGGTTCTGACTGGTCGACCGGGCATTATTTCACTTCCCGTGGCTATACAGACGGTACACGTGAAGGCAAATTCGTCACTACGTCCGAGTGGAGCGAGCTTGCGGAAGAAGTCCAACAAAACGGTGTCCGTAACGCATGGCTGTTCGCCATTGCGCCTAACGGTTCTACGTCCATTATCGCAGGCTCTACCGCTAGTATTGATCCACTGTATGAGTTGCTTTCCTATGAAGAGAAAACAACCTACAAGATCGCTAACCCTGCACCAGATTTGAATGAAAAAACCATCTGGTACTACAAAACAGCTTTCTTGCTGGATCAACACGCTTCGATCAACATGGCTTCTGCACGTCAGCGTCATATTGACCAAGGTCAAAGCTTTAATCTGTATGTACGCCCAGATATTAAAGCTACCGAATTTTTAGCGCTGCATATTCATGCCTGGAAATCGGGTATGAAGTCGACCTATTATGTACGCAGCCGCGCACTGACGATTGAAGAATGCGAAAGCTGCGCATCCTAA
- a CDS encoding ferritin-like domain-containing protein has protein sequence MRADFVPIWNTGFPKAVQMIKEAVQGERNDELFYDELINLAPSQEQVAIIESIRNDERGHNKMFREMYRALTGQEITGISSEKYEKVHSYAEGLQRALMGELGAVERYRNIWFGLPTGIYKDTVYGIILDELKHAAKYNYLITLNLK, from the coding sequence ATGCGGGCCGATTTTGTACCGATCTGGAACACAGGATTTCCAAAAGCAGTACAAATGATAAAGGAAGCGGTACAAGGGGAGCGTAACGATGAGTTGTTCTACGATGAATTGATCAATTTGGCTCCCTCACAGGAGCAGGTGGCTATTATTGAAAGCATCCGTAACGATGAACGCGGCCACAACAAAATGTTCAGAGAGATGTATCGGGCTTTGACAGGACAGGAGATTACAGGCATCAGTAGTGAGAAATATGAGAAAGTGCACTCCTATGCAGAAGGTCTGCAGCGCGCCTTGATGGGAGAGTTAGGTGCGGTAGAACGATACCGCAACATCTGGTTTGGATTGCCTACTGGCATCTATAAGGACACGGTGTACGGTATCATCTTGGATGAGCTTAAGCACGCTGCCAAATACAATTATCTGATTACGTTGAATCTCAAGTAA
- a CDS encoding MTH1187 family thiamine-binding protein, producing MAIAEVTVIPIGTGSTSLSDYVAQMQKVLKTQKGITYELTSMSTIIEGSLDDVFTAIAALHEAPFLAGAKRVSTSVKIDDRRDKPSSSRQKLRSVADKLSGTTAGNVTELNPNLS from the coding sequence ATGGCCATTGCAGAAGTGACAGTAATCCCGATTGGAACGGGGAGTACGAGCCTGAGCGACTACGTTGCTCAAATGCAAAAAGTGTTGAAGACGCAAAAGGGAATTACCTATGAACTTACCTCTATGAGTACGATTATTGAAGGTTCGTTGGACGATGTGTTCACCGCTATTGCTGCGCTACACGAAGCGCCATTCCTAGCAGGAGCCAAACGCGTTTCCACCTCAGTCAAAATTGATGATCGCCGTGACAAGCCTTCCTCCAGTCGCCAAAAGCTGCGATCCGTCGCAGATAAGCTATCCGGAACCACGGCAGGGAATGTTACAGAATTAAATCCAAATCTTAGTTGA
- a CDS encoding bifunctional ADP-dependent NAD(P)H-hydrate dehydratase/NAD(P)H-hydrate epimerase: protein MYMVTAEQMRQLDRYTIDKLGIPALILMENAGRAVADEVLKLCAERRGTSDGINEVTHTGPGDVPGHGGVIRTDSSSGGQYDVRERAHWYILVGKGNNGGDGLVAARHLTDAGLRVTVVYAEPPATLRGEAAAQRDIIAALDIPVILYGRDNLDLRGASGIVDALLGTGTQGPPREPYASLICEANASGAPIVSVDVPSGLDADTGALHEPCIHARVTVCLAYLKCGLAQYPGAGNAGDVVVRYIGIPPGLARERGVQLLLLTSDTLRDALDVDVSRSRVPDGHKGTYGHVLVAGGSLRMSGAGLLAARAALRIGSGLVTWAVPEALLPRVIGAAPELMLAAAATGSDGEWNADSADELLQLAQARDVLAVGPGLGRFAGDTGWLRRLWEEYSGPLVLDADALNILASAGPELDAWKSRDAAIVLTPHPGEMARLLGISTAEVQRDRITHAREYARTHGVTLVLKGARTVIACPDGATYVNTTGHAGMATGGAGDVLTGIIAGLLAQGLNASQAAAFGVYLHGAAGETAARHRQHPASVVAGDIIEAL, encoded by the coding sequence ATGTATATGGTGACCGCCGAACAAATGCGGCAACTGGATCGGTACACGATTGACAAGCTGGGAATCCCGGCCCTGATCTTGATGGAAAATGCCGGGCGAGCAGTAGCTGACGAGGTACTGAAGCTTTGTGCGGAGAGACGTGGAACAAGCGATGGCATAAATGAGGTCACACACACAGGACCGGGGGATGTACCAGGACATGGCGGTGTTATACGGACGGATTCATCGAGCGGTGGGCAATATGACGTACGTGAACGAGCACACTGGTATATCCTCGTAGGTAAAGGCAACAACGGCGGTGACGGACTGGTGGCAGCCCGCCATCTGACCGATGCAGGTCTGCGCGTCACCGTTGTGTATGCCGAGCCGCCTGCAACGCTGCGCGGTGAAGCGGCTGCCCAGCGCGATATCATCGCGGCGCTGGATATCCCGGTTATCCTCTATGGTCGGGATAACCTCGACCTGCGCGGTGCCTCTGGGATCGTCGATGCCCTGCTGGGCACAGGCACGCAAGGTCCACCGCGCGAACCTTACGCCTCGCTGATTTGCGAGGCTAATGCCAGCGGCGCGCCGATCGTGTCGGTAGACGTGCCTAGCGGACTCGACGCCGACACAGGTGCGCTGCACGAGCCGTGCATTCATGCGCGTGTCACCGTATGCCTTGCCTACTTGAAGTGTGGGCTCGCCCAATATCCGGGCGCCGGAAACGCTGGTGATGTGGTGGTACGCTACATCGGTATCCCGCCCGGCCTTGCCCGTGAGCGTGGCGTGCAGCTGCTGCTCCTGACCAGCGATACGCTGCGTGACGCGCTGGACGTGGACGTCAGCCGCAGCCGTGTGCCGGACGGGCACAAGGGCACCTACGGCCACGTTCTGGTCGCAGGCGGAAGCCTGCGTATGAGCGGTGCGGGCCTGCTGGCCGCACGTGCCGCCTTGCGCATCGGCAGCGGCCTTGTGACGTGGGCGGTGCCTGAGGCGCTGCTTCCGCGCGTCATTGGCGCCGCACCAGAGCTGATGCTCGCTGCCGCAGCAACAGGCAGCGACGGCGAATGGAACGCCGACTCCGCAGATGAGCTGCTACAGCTCGCGCAGGCGCGCGATGTGCTGGCCGTCGGGCCTGGCCTCGGCCGCTTCGCAGGGGACACTGGCTGGCTGCGCCGCCTGTGGGAGGAATACAGCGGTCCGCTCGTGCTTGATGCGGACGCCTTGAACATCCTCGCCTCGGCGGGGCCTGAGCTGGATGCTTGGAAGTCGAGAGATGCGGCAATCGTGTTAACGCCGCATCCCGGTGAAATGGCACGTCTGCTGGGAATATCGACAGCGGAGGTGCAGCGTGACCGTATCACCCATGCCCGGGAGTACGCCCGGACACATGGAGTCACGCTGGTGCTCAAGGGAGCACGCACGGTCATTGCGTGTCCCGACGGAGCGACCTACGTCAATACCACAGGCCACGCCGGGATGGCGACAGGCGGTGCGGGCGATGTGCTGACAGGCATCATCGCAGGGTTGTTGGCCCAAGGCTTGAACGCTTCACAGGCAGCAGCCTTTGGCGTGTATCTGCATGGTGCGGCTGGAGAAACGGCCGCGCGCCATCGCCAGCATCCCGCCTCAGTGGTAGCTGGCGACATCATTGAAGCCCTATAA
- a CDS encoding ribonucleotide-diphosphate reductase subunit beta, whose translation MQLQKIFNTEAPNRSTRIIEGENSGILNWNDIRMPHMYKLYKVLLLNHWIPDEIPMSKDASQFPMLDAEEQRTFKINIGLLAVLDSMQTMFVGDVKRYFTDSSLEAISAIIGQQEVVHNQSYSYVLSSLVSEQEQKEIFEYWKNDPVLLERNTFISDIYQEFRDEQNPQTFFQAMVADLILEGIFFYSTFAFFYNLARDQKMMATSQMISYIQRDENQHCYFFAEVFKQLLADFPELDTKENTDYVYRMINRAVELETNWAHYTLKEVRGIDLNELSDYIKYMANMRLRLLGMDKAYEGVDVNCMPWIKPFSDEALNATKTDFFEAKSRNYGKVGDDNGFDDL comes from the coding sequence ATGCAGTTACAAAAGATTTTTAACACGGAAGCGCCTAACCGCTCTACCCGTATTATTGAAGGCGAAAACTCCGGTATCCTGAACTGGAACGATATTCGGATGCCGCATATGTACAAACTATATAAGGTGCTGCTGCTAAACCACTGGATTCCGGATGAAATTCCGATGTCCAAGGATGCGTCCCAGTTCCCTATGCTGGATGCCGAAGAACAGCGCACATTCAAAATTAATATCGGCCTGCTGGCTGTGCTGGATTCCATGCAAACCATGTTTGTCGGAGATGTAAAACGATATTTTACCGATTCCTCGCTGGAAGCTATTTCGGCCATTATCGGACAACAGGAAGTCGTGCATAACCAGTCCTACTCTTACGTGCTGTCTTCCCTGGTATCAGAGCAGGAGCAGAAGGAAATTTTTGAATACTGGAAAAATGATCCTGTCCTGCTGGAGCGTAACACATTCATCTCGGACATTTATCAAGAGTTCCGCGATGAGCAGAACCCGCAAACCTTTTTCCAAGCCATGGTAGCGGATTTGATTCTGGAAGGCATATTCTTTTACAGTACATTTGCTTTCTTTTACAATTTGGCCCGTGACCAAAAAATGATGGCCACCAGCCAGATGATCTCGTATATTCAGCGCGACGAAAATCAGCATTGCTACTTCTTTGCCGAAGTGTTCAAGCAGCTTTTGGCTGATTTCCCTGAGTTGGATACCAAGGAAAATACGGACTATGTCTATCGTATGATCAACCGCGCTGTGGAACTGGAAACGAATTGGGCGCATTACACGCTCAAAGAGGTTCGCGGCATTGACTTGAACGAGCTGAGCGATTATATCAAATACATGGCAAACATGCGCCTAAGACTTCTGGGTATGGACAAAGCATACGAAGGGGTAGATGTAAACTGTATGCCTTGGATCAAGCCATTTTCCGATGAAGCGCTGAATGCAACAAAAACGGACTTTTTTGAAGCAAAATCACGCAATTATGGCAAGGTCGGAGATGACAATGGATTTGACGATTTGTAA
- a CDS encoding HAD hydrolase-like protein — MIQAVIFNLESTLSDPGGRGLIQGMCDIFRWKGIQVTEEQVSHGRGLPIRDHIANVLGLSEVRRKWLECFGAHPGRVDIEHIYLELVPVLRSLIQGAETAVGIDRALQELQDRRIQSGATASCPMEMLSHVFTPAQSPYTLDCMVAPCEVSQGRPYPWMIYEIAHRLQVFPLSDIVKVGDTAADMQEGRNAGVWTIGVLNHNESALAANHTTSCEVDDRVAEERRRQSIYGLKRAGAHIVMNSVADLPRILREIEMLQHTGGYPSYMKPKKTAATPPS; from the coding sequence ATGATACAGGCGGTTATTTTTAATCTGGAAAGTACATTGTCAGACCCCGGAGGTCGGGGCTTAATCCAGGGAATGTGCGACATCTTCAGATGGAAGGGTATACAGGTAACTGAAGAGCAGGTATCTCATGGACGGGGACTGCCCATCCGGGATCATATTGCGAATGTGCTCGGACTTTCAGAGGTTCGTAGAAAATGGTTGGAGTGCTTTGGTGCGCATCCTGGCAGAGTGGATATTGAGCATATTTATCTTGAGCTTGTCCCTGTTCTTCGCTCTTTGATCCAAGGGGCTGAGACTGCTGTCGGTATAGATAGGGCGTTGCAGGAGCTTCAAGATCGCCGCATTCAGTCAGGCGCTACTGCATCCTGCCCGATGGAAATGCTGAGTCATGTATTCACGCCTGCACAGTCACCCTATACGCTGGATTGTATGGTAGCCCCATGTGAAGTTTCGCAGGGGAGGCCTTATCCGTGGATGATCTATGAAATTGCACATCGCCTGCAGGTATTCCCGCTTAGCGATATTGTGAAGGTAGGAGACACAGCAGCCGATATGCAAGAAGGACGGAATGCCGGCGTTTGGACGATTGGTGTGTTGAACCATAACGAGAGTGCTTTGGCCGCGAACCACACTACAAGCTGTGAAGTGGACGATAGGGTAGCCGAGGAACGACGCAGACAAAGTATATATGGTTTGAAAAGGGCAGGGGCCCACATCGTGATGAACTCGGTCGCTGACTTGCCGCGTATTTTGCGTGAAATTGAAATGCTCCAGCATACGGGAGGCTATCCTTCTTATATGAAGCCGAAGAAAACAGCTGCGACTCCCCCATCGTGA
- a CDS encoding DUF421 domain-containing protein, with translation MDHLIILIRSFSAFFILMIIGRILGKQTLSNMNFHEFVTAVILGAMAANFAFNEKIEVIHLLIALSVFTITSYVLAKIFLKFRNFKMWTEGTPTVLIEGGLILEDNLKKNNMTLDSLNQQLREKDIFNIEEVEYALLEINGKLSAQKKKELQAVTLKDLQLNAGNTSQFPIELIIDGQLLHGNLDSNHISESWMNSQLKARGKKLEDVFYAVKGSNGQLYVDEYKDKIQQPIDVE, from the coding sequence GTGGACCATCTCATTATTTTAATCAGAAGTTTTTCAGCATTTTTTATCCTAATGATAATTGGGAGAATATTAGGAAAGCAAACCCTTTCCAATATGAACTTCCATGAATTCGTAACGGCGGTTATATTAGGAGCTATGGCTGCTAACTTTGCATTTAACGAAAAAATAGAAGTTATCCACCTATTAATAGCGCTGTCCGTTTTTACAATTACTTCTTATGTTTTAGCCAAGATTTTTTTGAAATTCAGAAACTTTAAGATGTGGACAGAAGGAACCCCCACCGTTCTCATCGAAGGAGGGCTCATTCTCGAAGATAACTTAAAAAAAAATAATATGACATTGGATTCTTTAAACCAGCAGCTTCGCGAGAAAGATATTTTTAATATAGAAGAAGTGGAGTACGCCCTACTTGAGATTAACGGAAAACTATCTGCCCAAAAGAAAAAGGAACTGCAAGCCGTGACATTAAAAGATTTGCAGTTGAATGCAGGCAATACCTCACAGTTCCCAATTGAGCTTATAATCGACGGACAGCTTTTGCATGGCAATTTAGACTCCAACCATATTTCCGAATCCTGGATGAACTCCCAACTCAAAGCACGCGGCAAAAAGTTAGAGGACGTATTCTACGCCGTTAAAGGCAGCAACGGCCAGCTCTATGTGGATGAATATAAGGATAAAATCCAGCAACCAATTGATGTGGAATAG
- a CDS encoding helix-turn-helix transcriptional regulator has product MKHTPTIRAELDRYLQQEGMSLTQFGHVAGMNRGIVSAIVTGNKSMSVNQLDLITEAMGLPEGHFYDLFIENYIIDHPPNMRRIEPLLFRCAELDKLEAIRRVVGAIMDNLLYSPKLFEIAEELLSQGRHAAALLLYEGVAEAEKYQHSERLAVCQYRIFTIQVGDDQSRNHKAAILFEPYVERLDDLEQLDALKDLANVYRSLRKWDKVDEIARVMRAKAEIQYNWKHQQKNQERNEAAKKLSRPMFVYITYADLLCASVCDARGDYQQALQYTYAYADLDWVRETDDDTLYWVEMYQDWARCNIYVNKLLSGDVSVLSDYVEYIAETADTMEGEKLSKLLNVMIAANQYNLDVDDVLSRFKKDIDAFTQLPTSTDMYSQQVVPDYIAWFGYELAYYYLNRERYSDGFKQLLFAMVKSHIINNETYFINCIGLFMRFQVYATPEIKTEFSNLIEKVWVGNVEKNRTVNCCE; this is encoded by the coding sequence ATGAAGCATACACCTACGATTCGAGCGGAATTAGATAGATATTTACAACAAGAGGGCATGAGTCTAACGCAGTTTGGGCATGTAGCAGGCATGAATAGGGGAATCGTAAGCGCCATTGTGACAGGGAATAAGTCCATGTCTGTTAACCAGCTTGATTTAATCACTGAGGCTATGGGCTTACCAGAAGGTCACTTTTATGATCTATTTATAGAAAACTACATCATCGATCATCCACCCAATATGAGGCGAATCGAGCCGCTTTTGTTTCGATGTGCGGAGTTGGACAAGCTGGAGGCGATCCGCCGAGTAGTGGGAGCTATCATGGATAATCTACTGTATTCGCCCAAGCTATTTGAAATTGCAGAGGAATTGTTGTCGCAGGGAAGACATGCGGCTGCATTGTTGCTGTATGAGGGGGTAGCTGAAGCGGAGAAATATCAACATTCTGAACGTTTGGCAGTCTGCCAATATCGTATATTCACGATTCAAGTTGGAGACGACCAAAGCCGCAACCACAAAGCAGCTATACTATTCGAGCCTTATGTCGAGCGCCTAGATGATTTAGAACAACTTGATGCGTTAAAGGATCTGGCTAATGTGTACAGGTCATTGCGTAAATGGGACAAGGTTGATGAAATAGCGAGGGTGATGAGAGCTAAGGCTGAAATCCAATACAATTGGAAACATCAACAGAAGAACCAAGAACGCAATGAGGCTGCTAAGAAATTAAGTCGTCCGATGTTCGTGTACATCACGTATGCCGACTTACTATGTGCGAGTGTCTGTGATGCCCGAGGCGATTACCAACAAGCTCTACAATATACATACGCCTATGCGGACTTGGATTGGGTTAGAGAGACTGATGATGATACCCTCTATTGGGTAGAAATGTATCAAGATTGGGCACGATGCAATATTTATGTAAATAAGCTCTTGTCTGGAGATGTCAGCGTGCTCTCAGATTATGTCGAATACATAGCCGAAACAGCAGATACCATGGAAGGTGAGAAACTTTCAAAGCTGTTAAACGTTATGATAGCTGCTAATCAATATAATTTGGATGTTGATGATGTACTTTCAAGGTTTAAAAAAGACATTGATGCCTTTACTCAACTCCCGACATCTACTGATATGTACAGCCAACAAGTAGTACCCGACTACATTGCATGGTTTGGTTACGAACTGGCCTACTATTATTTAAACAGAGAAAGGTACAGTGATGGTTTTAAACAATTGTTATTTGCAATGGTAAAGTCACATATAATAAATAATGAGACTTACTTTATAAATTGTATTGGCTTGTTTATGCGTTTCCAAGTCTATGCGACTCCTGAAATCAAAACA
- a CDS encoding methyl-accepting chemotaxis protein — MKSKVKKRMGLQTKLYFILLIPLVVIGVMILWTTKLSIQNASLSTMQLNNEALAVNTAKLLDKSTVKSLNTNPSEQSNEYKKLRNELNTLRLQSGVLYMYMYNRVGDEWKLTVDGAAWDDKDYSPFGSPVSFTRKETADRLKQGETVTTDITTDPDWGTMFSSFTPIKDTDGTIIGYLGIDRSLASVTEVYEKTLPEAYRLVIPVVSIILIISIAAMMLVTRRILRQVRFIKDTLEQVADGNLTATSQQVTYDQLGEISGLTNRMVEAMSNMIVDIQSSSSTLQQASENIVVTSEGTLHQTEELSRTLQQIADVSTNQADQTIESVQQSDRLGQTLDEVGSHVHQFTDTARHLNEVRNQVANEHELLLEKGRESALRIKQMQRMSHALTEKSREAANIGQQVQGIVKQTQILSFNASIEASRAGEAGKGFSVVAHEMGQLAQQSAISIREIDEILSSFVEQIEQMGDQFDENINTVNEQEKQIALCLQSVDKVTQVSEEVEELAAHLAQLTTEMQEVRHSVDQHLKHTASAAQQTAGMTEDVSASAQKQALAVKELSEVARNLTTLSNNLQRHADQFRVKNSDQ, encoded by the coding sequence ATGAAAAGCAAAGTCAAAAAAAGAATGGGATTACAAACCAAACTCTACTTCATCTTGCTCATTCCTTTAGTTGTGATTGGCGTCATGATTCTGTGGACGACCAAACTATCTATTCAGAATGCTTCTCTATCAACCATGCAGCTAAACAATGAAGCGTTGGCGGTGAATACGGCTAAGCTACTGGACAAATCAACCGTCAAAAGCTTAAACACGAATCCATCCGAGCAGAGCAATGAGTATAAAAAACTTCGGAACGAGTTAAATACGCTCAGGCTGCAAAGCGGAGTCCTGTATATGTATATGTACAATCGTGTTGGCGATGAGTGGAAGCTTACAGTGGACGGAGCTGCTTGGGACGACAAAGACTACAGTCCTTTTGGAAGCCCTGTAAGTTTTACCCGTAAAGAAACGGCAGATAGATTGAAACAAGGGGAGACGGTAACCACAGATATCACAACGGACCCTGATTGGGGAACGATGTTTTCTTCCTTTACACCCATTAAAGATACAGATGGAACCATCATAGGCTATCTGGGAATCGACAGATCTCTAGCCTCTGTAACTGAAGTATACGAGAAAACATTGCCTGAGGCCTATCGGCTAGTTATCCCTGTGGTCTCCATCATTCTGATCATTTCCATTGCGGCAATGATGCTGGTAACACGTCGAATACTACGTCAAGTGCGGTTTATTAAAGATACACTGGAGCAAGTAGCTGATGGCAATCTTACGGCTACATCGCAGCAAGTTACGTATGATCAGCTAGGTGAAATCAGCGGCTTGACGAACCGGATGGTAGAAGCCATGTCCAATATGATTGTGGACATTCAAAGCAGTTCAAGTACACTTCAGCAAGCATCCGAGAATATCGTCGTGACATCAGAAGGAACCCTTCACCAAACCGAGGAACTGTCCCGCACACTCCAACAAATTGCCGATGTATCTACAAACCAAGCAGATCAAACGATAGAGTCGGTTCAGCAATCTGACCGCTTAGGACAAACGCTGGATGAAGTCGGAAGCCATGTGCACCAGTTTACGGATACGGCGCGCCATCTCAATGAAGTCCGTAATCAGGTAGCCAATGAACATGAACTGCTGTTGGAGAAGGGACGAGAAAGCGCTCTGCGAATCAAGCAAATGCAGCGTATGTCACACGCGCTAACTGAAAAGTCCCGCGAAGCAGCTAACATTGGACAGCAGGTACAGGGCATCGTAAAGCAGACGCAGATTTTATCCTTTAATGCCTCGATTGAAGCTTCGCGTGCAGGGGAAGCTGGTAAAGGTTTTTCTGTCGTAGCTCATGAAATGGGACAACTTGCCCAACAATCTGCCATATCTATTCGTGAAATTGACGAAATCTTAAGTAGTTTTGTCGAGCAAATTGAGCAAATGGGCGATCAATTTGATGAAAATATAAACACTGTCAATGAACAAGAAAAACAAATTGCATTATGTCTACAGTCTGTTGATAAAGTCACCCAGGTATCAGAGGAAGTTGAGGAACTGGCTGCACATCTGGCCCAATTGACTACAGAAATGCAGGAGGTACGTCACAGCGTAGATCAACATCTGAAGCACACAGCCAGCGCGGCGCAGCAAACTGCCGGAATGACAGAAGATGTATCCGCAAGCGCACAGAAGCAGGCCCTAGCAGTAAAAGAACTATCCGAAGTAGCCCGTAATCTGACCACACTCTCCAACAATCTACAGCGCCATGCTGATCAGTTCCGGGTGAAAAATTCCGACCAGTAA